The following are encoded in a window of Candidatus Dormiibacterota bacterium genomic DNA:
- a CDS encoding NAD-dependent malic enzyme, with amino-acid sequence MRVDLPNSPGAFGMLANAVGDAGGVIVAVDMHGVTKGRVVRDVTINVSSDVIAAEVRRVVEGLPDAHVISVSDSTFLAHLGGKITVEPKIPVKTRQDLSTVYTPGVARVSMAIAADASKAFALTMKRNSVAIVSDGTAVLGLGNIGPLGALPVMEGKAVLFKQFAGINAFPICLDTTDVDEIVETVRHIAPVFGGINLEDISAPRCFEIEQRLIDALDIPVMHDDQHGTAVVILAGLINAGKVVGKRLEDMQVVVAGSGAAGTATIKMLLGAGVRDVIAVDRHGALNRDERYEDSHWRWLAEHTNRENRHGTLAEVLRGADVFIGVSAPGILKPADVAAMAPSPIVFAMANPTPEIMPDVAAPVAAVVATGRSDFPNQVNNLLAFPGIFRGALDVRAARITDRMKLAAAFAIASIVGDEERSAEYIIPSVFDHRVVDAVAKAVASAAVEEGVARRALNMAAADGSSTDSGHRG; translated from the coding sequence ATGAGAGTTGATTTACCGAACTCACCCGGTGCGTTCGGCATGCTTGCCAATGCCGTGGGCGACGCCGGCGGTGTGATCGTCGCGGTCGACATGCACGGCGTGACGAAAGGTCGCGTCGTTCGAGACGTCACGATCAACGTCAGCTCCGACGTCATCGCCGCGGAAGTGCGTCGCGTCGTGGAGGGGCTGCCTGACGCGCACGTCATCAGCGTCTCCGACTCCACGTTTCTCGCTCATCTCGGTGGGAAGATCACCGTCGAGCCGAAGATCCCCGTCAAGACGCGCCAGGATCTCTCGACGGTTTATACGCCGGGCGTCGCTCGCGTTTCGATGGCGATCGCCGCCGACGCGTCCAAGGCGTTTGCGCTCACGATGAAGCGCAACTCCGTGGCGATCGTCAGCGACGGGACGGCGGTTCTCGGTCTGGGTAACATCGGACCGCTAGGAGCGTTGCCCGTGATGGAAGGCAAGGCGGTACTCTTCAAGCAGTTCGCCGGGATCAATGCTTTCCCGATCTGCCTCGACACGACCGATGTCGACGAGATCGTCGAAACCGTGCGTCACATCGCGCCGGTATTCGGCGGCATTAACTTGGAGGACATCTCGGCGCCCAGATGCTTCGAGATCGAGCAGCGTCTGATCGACGCATTGGACATTCCGGTGATGCACGACGACCAGCATGGAACCGCAGTCGTCATTCTCGCGGGACTCATCAACGCCGGGAAAGTCGTCGGCAAGCGCCTCGAAGACATGCAAGTCGTCGTCGCGGGAAGCGGCGCCGCGGGAACCGCGACGATCAAGATGCTGCTCGGAGCCGGCGTGCGCGACGTGATCGCCGTCGATCGGCACGGCGCGCTCAATCGCGACGAGCGATACGAGGATTCGCATTGGCGCTGGCTCGCCGAGCATACGAACCGGGAGAACCGTCACGGGACCCTCGCGGAGGTTCTGCGGGGCGCGGACGTCTTCATCGGCGTCTCGGCGCCGGGCATTCTGAAGCCGGCGGACGTTGCGGCGATGGCGCCGTCCCCGATCGTCTTTGCGATGGCGAACCCCACGCCGGAGATCATGCCGGACGTCGCCGCCCCGGTCGCCGCCGTCGTCGCGACGGGCCGATCCGACTTCCCGAATCAAGTGAACAACTTGCTCGCCTTCCCGGGAATCTTTCGCGGCGCGCTCGACGTACGTGCGGCGAGGATCACCGACCGGATGAAGCTCGCGGCAGCCTTCGCGATCGCGTCGATCGTCGGCGATGAGGAGCGTAGCGCGGAGTACATCATCCCGAGCGTCTTCGACCATCGCGTGGTGGATGCGGTTGCGAAGGCGGTGGCGAGCGCGGCTGTCGAGGAAGGCGTCGCGCGCCGTGCGCTGAACATGGCTGCGGCAGATGGCAGCAGCACGGATTCTGGTCATCGAGGATGA
- a CDS encoding beta-propeller fold lactonase family protein, which produces MRTRAFATAAVAAVFFGAAPRHVPLTVYGAPAGTRPAGASAQRPTAAVLPDGRISAPIGDTIFVGTNPQGVALSPDGRFAVVSDDAEAPDAGPIAAASALVAGYALTVVDTQSMHVTDVYHDAAATFSPGVAVLSDPRNPAQTLVLACDGVHDVLRVFDLSFDGKLKPEPPIVLPLASSPGYAGDRRAGPTAIAMSSDGRIAYVVERVGDVVAAVDVASRTVLNGAPVGLDPSVAAAVDGRVYVANAGLSAYRSRSNPSRAATFAQPNVDPLRASSLAIVPLDARGALNDNPSTIAFLRMDPIPDGTQEIGGIVPSALVTRADGSYAYVALANVDRVAIVDLRGTAHVTDGLDLRLFPDAPYGTQPSAEVLAADGSRLYVALAGLNAVAVLDAHDGATLHRLGLIPTGWYPSALALSHDGRFLYIADAEGVDGWGLLQRVDLAHLPLGPTTLSALRYNRTAAYAKSNPLVPPLRSGQRSNAIRHVVYVSVGIDDYDAMLGDLVDASGRPHGNGAPSYALYPQSATPNLHALARDFALADNVYAAGDPAAALQLATAGTVTLPVERDDANPADPQSYPRAGFLFNALQRAHESFRDYGALLDVSGYRNGLYTLDVPVLAALDGSVDTAYSTSAPGTDDAMAREFARDYGVLSQEGKVPDFSFVWLPTAPGGEAAADRALGRVVDAISHSPQWSSTAIFVVPESFETRRDHVDGSRIYAVVVSPYARRGFVDSEHLSIASVVKTEEEILGLPPLATSDLLASDLAACFAASPNPAPFTALP; this is translated from the coding sequence ATGAGAACCCGCGCTTTCGCAACGGCGGCGGTAGCCGCCGTTTTCTTCGGTGCGGCACCGCGTCACGTGCCACTGACCGTGTACGGCGCCCCAGCGGGAACGCGGCCTGCGGGCGCGTCGGCGCAGCGGCCGACCGCCGCAGTTCTCCCCGACGGTCGCATCAGCGCGCCGATCGGCGACACGATCTTCGTCGGAACGAATCCGCAAGGCGTTGCGCTTTCGCCGGACGGGCGTTTTGCGGTCGTGAGCGATGACGCAGAGGCGCCGGATGCCGGGCCGATTGCCGCTGCGAGCGCACTCGTTGCGGGGTACGCGCTCACGGTGGTGGACACGCAAAGCATGCACGTGACCGACGTCTACCACGACGCCGCGGCTACGTTTTCTCCCGGCGTTGCCGTGCTTTCCGATCCGCGCAATCCGGCCCAAACGCTCGTCCTCGCGTGCGACGGCGTACACGACGTCCTTCGCGTCTTCGATCTTTCGTTCGACGGAAAGCTGAAGCCGGAGCCGCCGATCGTACTTCCCCTGGCTTCATCTCCCGGTTACGCGGGCGATCGCAGAGCCGGACCGACGGCCATCGCGATGTCTTCCGACGGGCGCATCGCTTACGTCGTCGAACGCGTCGGAGACGTCGTTGCTGCAGTCGACGTTGCGTCGCGTACCGTTCTCAACGGTGCACCGGTCGGGTTGGACCCGTCCGTCGCAGCGGCGGTAGACGGGCGCGTCTACGTTGCGAACGCCGGCCTTTCCGCCTATCGCAGCCGCTCGAATCCATCCCGGGCGGCGACGTTTGCGCAGCCGAACGTCGATCCGTTGAGGGCGTCATCGCTCGCGATCGTTCCGCTCGACGCGCGCGGCGCGCTGAACGACAACCCGAGCACGATCGCGTTTCTGCGCATGGATCCGATCCCCGACGGGACGCAGGAGATAGGAGGAATCGTCCCGAGCGCGCTCGTCACGCGAGCGGATGGATCGTATGCGTACGTCGCGCTGGCGAACGTCGATCGCGTCGCGATCGTCGATCTGCGCGGCACCGCGCACGTGACGGACGGACTCGATCTCCGGCTGTTTCCCGATGCTCCGTACGGCACGCAGCCGAGCGCCGAAGTTCTCGCCGCGGACGGTTCGCGGCTGTACGTTGCGCTCGCCGGCCTCAACGCCGTCGCCGTTCTCGACGCGCACGATGGGGCAACGCTGCACAGGCTCGGCTTGATTCCTACGGGATGGTACCCGTCGGCCCTCGCTCTGTCGCATGACGGCCGGTTTCTCTACATAGCCGACGCAGAGGGAGTCGACGGCTGGGGCCTTTTGCAGCGCGTCGATCTCGCCCATCTTCCGCTCGGACCGACGACGCTCTCCGCGCTCCGCTACAACCGGACCGCCGCTTATGCAAAGAGCAATCCGCTGGTGCCGCCGCTGCGTTCGGGACAGCGCTCGAATGCGATCCGTCACGTCGTGTACGTTTCCGTAGGGATCGACGACTACGATGCGATGCTCGGCGACTTGGTGGACGCCTCCGGGAGGCCGCATGGGAATGGCGCGCCCTCGTACGCGCTCTACCCGCAGAGCGCGACGCCAAACCTGCACGCGCTCGCGCGCGACTTTGCGCTCGCCGACAACGTATACGCCGCAGGTGACCCGGCGGCCGCTCTGCAATTGGCGACGGCGGGAACGGTCACCTTGCCCGTCGAGCGGGACGACGCGAATCCCGCAGATCCGCAGTCCTATCCGCGAGCGGGCTTTCTCTTCAACGCACTGCAGCGGGCGCATGAAAGTTTCCGCGACTACGGCGCGCTCCTCGACGTCTCGGGCTATCGCAATGGGCTGTACACGCTCGACGTACCGGTGTTGGCGGCGCTCGACGGCAGCGTCGATACGGCATATTCCACGTCGGCTCCCGGCACCGACGATGCCATGGCGCGCGAGTTCGCGCGCGATTACGGCGTGTTGTCGCAGGAGGGCAAGGTTCCCGATTTCAGTTTCGTCTGGCTGCCCACGGCACCCGGCGGCGAAGCAGCCGCCGATCGCGCACTCGGGCGCGTCGTCGATGCGATCTCGCATTCGCCGCAATGGAGCAGTACGGCGATATTCGTCGTGCCGGAGTCGTTCGAGACCCGTCGCGATCACGTCGACGGCTCGCGCATCTACGCGGTCGTGGTATCGCCGTACGCGCGTCGCGGCTTCGTCGATAGTGAGCATCTGTCGATTGCGAGCGTGGTGAAGACGGAGGAGGAGATCCTGGGCTTACCGCCTCTGGCGACGAGCGATCTGCTCGCATCGGACCTCGCGGCGTGCTTCGCGGCGAGCCCGAACCCGGCACCGTTCACGGCACTCCCCTAG
- a CDS encoding ABC transporter ATP-binding protein, whose amino-acid sequence MSVAAIEIDGLTKRYDDIVAVDDISLRVEDGSFFGFLGRNGAGKTTTINAIVGLARRSSGSIRIFGFDNEREWRQARRFVGLAPQEFNFDRYLSIRDVLIFQAGYYGLRGRAVAARADELLERFGLTRRARVEYTKISGGQKRRLTLARALIHQPRLLILDEPTAGVDVEQRLELWALLRELNADGLTIFLTTHYLEEAEELCKRIAIIRDGRIITEQATEQLVREGENLQDVFLELVRQ is encoded by the coding sequence GTGAGCGTTGCTGCAATCGAGATCGATGGGCTGACGAAGCGCTACGACGACATCGTCGCGGTCGACGATATTTCTCTGCGGGTCGAAGACGGAAGCTTTTTCGGTTTTCTCGGGCGTAACGGCGCGGGGAAGACCACGACGATCAACGCGATCGTGGGGCTTGCCCGTAGGAGCAGCGGCTCCATTCGCATCTTCGGCTTCGACAACGAGCGCGAATGGCGGCAGGCGCGGCGCTTCGTCGGGCTCGCTCCGCAGGAGTTCAACTTCGATCGCTATCTCTCGATTCGCGATGTGCTGATCTTCCAAGCGGGGTACTACGGGTTGCGCGGGCGCGCCGTCGCGGCGCGTGCCGACGAGCTCCTGGAGCGCTTTGGCCTGACGCGCCGCGCGCGCGTCGAGTACACGAAGATCTCCGGCGGGCAGAAGCGCCGCCTGACGCTCGCTCGCGCCCTCATCCACCAGCCGCGCCTGCTGATTCTCGACGAGCCCACCGCCGGTGTCGACGTCGAGCAGCGGCTCGAGTTGTGGGCGCTGCTTCGAGAGCTGAACGCAGATGGGTTGACCATCTTCCTGACGACGCACTATCTGGAAGAGGCTGAAGAGCTCTGCAAGCGCATCGCGATTATTCGCGACGGACGCATCATCACGGAGCAAGCGACGGAACAGCTCGTGCGGGAAGGCGAGAATCTTCAGGACGTGTTCTTGGAGCTCGTTAGGCAATGA
- a CDS encoding SDR family oxidoreductase translates to MRSRRALVTGAAAGLAAGIAHVIAREAFAHVAITFRSTAPDATLAAIRAAGAEASAHRVDFCENEESVTGALDEIVASHGPFDTLIHAVGPIVVKRFANLSAREAREMIAGNLESAILCARAVMPAMRNHRFGRVVFFGANGSSETRPARGHAVYAAAKSAVTAFARTLALEEARFGITVNVVEPGDIRDKTMTRDQARAREGRNPRGRPGSFEDVADVVAFLIAPERDFVTGAVVGVTGGLWEADERNASSP, encoded by the coding sequence ATGCGCTCGCGCAGGGCCCTCGTTACCGGGGCAGCCGCCGGTCTGGCTGCCGGAATCGCGCACGTAATTGCGCGTGAGGCTTTCGCCCACGTAGCAATTACGTTTCGCTCGACGGCTCCCGACGCAACCCTTGCCGCGATTCGTGCGGCCGGTGCCGAAGCGAGTGCACATCGCGTAGACTTCTGTGAGAACGAGGAGAGCGTGACGGGAGCTCTTGACGAGATCGTTGCATCGCACGGGCCCTTCGATACGCTGATCCATGCCGTCGGCCCGATCGTCGTCAAGCGCTTTGCGAACCTTTCGGCGCGCGAAGCGCGCGAGATGATCGCCGGGAATCTCGAGAGCGCCATCCTGTGCGCGCGCGCCGTGATGCCGGCTATGCGTAACCATCGGTTCGGTCGCGTGGTGTTCTTCGGCGCGAACGGATCGAGCGAGACGCGCCCGGCTCGAGGGCACGCCGTGTACGCGGCGGCGAAGAGCGCGGTCACCGCGTTTGCGCGAACGCTCGCACTAGAAGAGGCGCGTTTCGGAATCACCGTCAACGTCGTCGAGCCCGGCGACATTCGCGACAAGACGATGACGCGTGACCAAGCGCGGGCGCGAGAGGGAAGAAACCCGCGCGGCAGACCGGGATCGTTCGAGGACGTCGCGGACGTCGTTGCCTTCCTGATCGCTCCCGAACGCGATTTCGTCACGGGTGCGGTCGTCGGCGTCACCGGAGGGTTGTGGGAGGCAGACGAGCGAAACGCCTCCTCTCCATGA
- the dacB gene encoding D-alanyl-D-alanine carboxypeptidase/D-alanyl-D-alanine-endopeptidase produces the protein MNNNNGFGNRSRRSRRARRAKGALRLAVVVAALLVAFVVFVERRSPAPPVAPIVAPARLPAPTPPAKPWTFEQVHRLRGTLAAAFAPAIAGATHWSLCVMSAQGSVLFAVHARTGVKPASVTKLVVATTALDVLGGSYRYHTFLVSSGSPDASGTLAGDLWLVGSGDPSLRSTDLAAGVRQLRRQDVRHIAGGVVVDADAFTGPEINPFWNPQDANEDYQAPVSAISLDGDTIEFDVRGTTPGAPAAVRENPWSGALHAMGGITTVAAADDPSVIVAALASPNHFALSGDVPAGETDREWVPVHGMAHYAGAVLTQLLHEQDVTTAAAPGVGTAPASRIVLWDHASAPLRHLERHMLYLSDNHYAEQLLRTLGLVADGTGDDAHGLSVEREDLARRGVPLSGARLVDGSGLSEADRLSSLTIATILVRALAMPQERGFYDLLPQGGRSGTLEGYAFTSALGRVRAKTGHLTGVSSLAGYVVSRHHGVVAFAFMIDGSPGDPDGAMVHAVDRIAEL, from the coding sequence GTGAACAACAACAACGGCTTCGGGAATCGTTCGAGGCGCTCGCGCCGCGCACGTAGGGCGAAGGGCGCGCTGCGCCTGGCCGTCGTCGTGGCGGCGCTCCTCGTCGCGTTCGTCGTCTTCGTCGAGCGTCGTTCTCCGGCACCGCCCGTAGCTCCGATCGTCGCGCCGGCACGGTTGCCCGCGCCGACGCCGCCGGCCAAACCGTGGACCTTCGAGCAAGTTCATCGTCTGCGCGGCACGCTCGCGGCAGCGTTTGCACCGGCGATTGCCGGTGCGACGCATTGGTCGCTATGCGTGATGAGCGCGCAGGGTAGCGTGCTCTTTGCGGTGCACGCTCGCACCGGCGTTAAGCCGGCTTCCGTCACGAAGCTCGTCGTCGCGACGACGGCTCTCGACGTGCTCGGCGGCTCGTATCGCTATCACACGTTCCTCGTTTCGAGCGGGTCGCCCGATGCGTCCGGCACGCTTGCGGGCGATCTCTGGCTCGTCGGCTCCGGCGATCCGTCGCTGCGCAGCACCGATCTCGCTGCAGGGGTACGGCAGCTCAGACGCCAGGACGTGCGACACATCGCGGGCGGCGTCGTCGTGGACGCCGATGCGTTTACGGGGCCGGAGATTAATCCTTTCTGGAATCCGCAAGACGCGAACGAAGACTATCAGGCGCCGGTAAGCGCGATCTCTCTCGACGGCGACACCATCGAGTTCGACGTTCGCGGCACCACGCCGGGCGCGCCCGCGGCGGTGCGGGAGAACCCGTGGAGCGGGGCGCTGCACGCAATGGGAGGCATCACGACCGTCGCCGCAGCCGACGATCCGAGCGTCATCGTTGCCGCGCTCGCCTCACCGAACCATTTCGCTCTTTCGGGTGACGTGCCGGCGGGGGAAACCGACAGAGAATGGGTTCCGGTGCACGGCATGGCGCACTACGCCGGCGCCGTCCTCACGCAGCTTCTGCACGAGCAGGACGTCACAACGGCGGCCGCACCGGGAGTGGGGACCGCGCCGGCGTCACGCATCGTTCTTTGGGACCATGCATCGGCTCCGTTGCGCCATCTCGAGCGGCACATGCTCTATCTCTCCGACAACCATTACGCGGAGCAACTGCTGCGCACGCTGGGGCTCGTGGCTGACGGAACTGGTGACGACGCCCACGGCCTCTCCGTCGAACGAGAGGACCTGGCGCGGCGAGGCGTGCCGCTCTCCGGAGCGCGGCTCGTCGACGGAAGCGGCCTCTCTGAGGCGGACCGCCTCTCATCCCTGACCATTGCGACGATTCTCGTCCGGGCTCTCGCGATGCCGCAGGAGCGCGGCTTCTACGACCTGTTGCCGCAGGGTGGGCGCAGCGGAACCCTCGAGGGCTATGCCTTCACCTCGGCGCTCGGCCGAGTTCGGGCGAAGACGGGGCACCTGACCGGGGTTTCGTCGCTTGCGGGATATGTCGTATCGCGGCATCATGGAGTTGTGGCATTTGCATTCATGATCGACGGCTCGCCGGGCGACCCCGACGGCGCTATGGTTCATGCCGTCGACAGAATAGCGGAGTTGTAG
- a CDS encoding metallophosphoesterase family protein — protein MQRVAILSDIHGNLVALDACLADLVAQGGADAIVAAGDLCLDGPRPKKVLQRLEEVGAQCVRGNTERFIAGIGEEKFSPGEAAQLAWTRKQLGEKWIAWMRELPFAMRVGESHNELLIVHANPTNDTEHVWPEADEETLKRLIGEERAATIAFGHLHLPYVRHWRGTMLVDVASVGLPKDGDPRASYALFTEREGGWEVKHRRVAFDVKKVATQLADCGIPESAELIATLRRHRYKRLKGSIP, from the coding sequence GTGCAGCGCGTCGCGATCCTCTCCGACATCCATGGAAACCTCGTCGCGCTCGATGCCTGCTTGGCCGATCTCGTCGCGCAAGGCGGCGCCGATGCGATCGTTGCCGCAGGCGATCTCTGTCTGGACGGGCCGCGCCCGAAGAAAGTACTGCAGCGCCTCGAGGAAGTCGGCGCACAATGCGTACGCGGTAATACCGAACGGTTCATCGCGGGCATCGGCGAAGAGAAGTTCTCGCCCGGCGAAGCGGCGCAACTTGCGTGGACACGCAAGCAGCTCGGTGAGAAGTGGATCGCCTGGATGCGCGAGCTTCCTTTTGCGATGCGCGTCGGCGAGTCGCACAACGAGTTGTTGATCGTTCACGCCAATCCAACGAACGATACAGAGCACGTGTGGCCGGAGGCAGACGAGGAAACGCTGAAGAGATTGATCGGCGAGGAACGGGCTGCTACGATCGCGTTCGGTCACTTGCACCTGCCGTACGTGCGCCACTGGCGTGGAACGATGCTCGTTGACGTCGCATCCGTCGGCCTGCCGAAGGACGGCGATCCACGCGCGAGTTATGCGCTGTTCACCGAACGCGAAGGCGGCTGGGAGGTGAAGCACCGGCGCGTAGCCTTCGACGTGAAGAAGGTAGCAACGCAGCTTGCCGACTGCGGCATCCCGGAGAGCGCCGAGCTCATCGCGACCCTGCGCAGGCACCGCTACAAACGGTTGAAAGGATCGATCCCGTAG
- a CDS encoding response regulator transcription factor, producing MAAARILVIEDDEDVARLERVVLERSGYDVRHAATGAEGLDLAESFRPDVVILDVGLPDISGLDVCTSLSNSNSAFVLMVSGHSREQDILLGLGLGADDYITKPFSGNELVARVASFLRRRERLLNKQEGESSLEFGDAHLDRNFHTLVRNGKSVALTALEFRLLWFLAEAEGRLLTRAQILEQVWNDTSGVPTRVVDVHVAALRKKIAEVDAPVDLSSVRGIGYRLDKR from the coding sequence ATGGCAGCAGCACGGATTCTGGTCATCGAGGATGATGAAGACGTCGCACGGCTCGAGCGGGTCGTTCTCGAGCGCTCCGGGTACGACGTGCGCCATGCAGCGACCGGGGCCGAGGGGCTGGACCTCGCGGAGTCCTTCCGGCCCGACGTCGTAATCCTCGACGTCGGCCTGCCCGACATCTCGGGGCTCGACGTGTGCACGTCGCTCTCCAACTCGAACAGCGCGTTCGTGTTGATGGTGAGCGGACATTCGCGCGAACAGGACATCCTGCTCGGGCTCGGGCTCGGCGCCGACGATTACATCACGAAGCCGTTCTCCGGAAACGAGCTCGTTGCGCGCGTGGCGTCGTTCTTGCGCCGGCGCGAGCGGCTGCTCAATAAGCAGGAAGGCGAGTCGAGCCTGGAGTTCGGCGATGCGCACCTCGATCGAAACTTTCACACGCTGGTGCGAAACGGCAAGAGCGTCGCGCTCACGGCACTCGAGTTTCGCCTGCTTTGGTTTCTCGCCGAGGCCGAAGGAAGGCTTCTCACGCGCGCGCAAATTCTCGAACAGGTTTGGAACGACACGTCCGGCGTTCCGACGCGCGTCGTCGACGTTCACGTTGCGGCGCTCAGAAAAAAGATTGCCGAAGTCGACGCGCCGGTCGATCTCTCCAGCGTGCGCGGCATCGGATATCGCCTCGACAAGAGATAG
- a CDS encoding M1 family metallopeptidase: MIPADRRRPFALPGAESRYGPDKVVDVEHIDLHVTPNIERAVLDVRCTTTIRALDEAVEWLALDAVDLDVRTVERDGRPLEWRHRDERLELRLDPPLSPGEKASFVVTYRVDHPRHGVFFIRSTEQRRRVAHVWTQCQDTYARYWFPCFDYPHEKQTTSATIVVRKGEFALSNGALVERKDEGDATIFRYRQDVPHSTYLVTIVAGPFVEIAQGTAGARKVPVFAYVLPGREADGQRAFGNTPRMIEFFERAIGTAYPYARYSQIAVSDFIFGGMENTSATTQTDRTLHDETAHLDFSSDPLVSHELAHQWFGDLLTCRDWSQAWLNEGFATYFECLWREEDLGYDEYLYDVFVSLERYLDEDRRRYRRPIVYNRYRDPIELFDRHLYQKGAAVLHMLRGELGDSRFFRSIARYVAQNAQRNVETIDLIRAVEEATGRNLRAFFDRWVFGSGHPELEYRVAWDERRKLATVTIDQRQQIDDEHPAAVFDVEVGFVPDEPEGPSRDLRGCLPGERRVRVHVERAHETVAVALEWEPKLVRVDPGAFLVGNVRYRLGTTLAAATLHGDPDVVARIRAARELAEDGSRVAREALAGAFERDPFWGVLEAAAEALGRTRAPWARDILLHAIEHDHPKVRAACAAALGNFRDADTAAALLKRVEKDPSYFVRAAACASLGRTRDPRAFDVLAATVRRTSWNGTVEAGAVAGLAELADPRAVPLIVAASASSGDDTLRCAAASAMARAAELLEHERAPLFDALDRMLDDPMLLVAVVAIDAAASTGEMRFLPALDRLAHAASDGRARRHASEAAMRIRESRSVPAAVTTLRADLDELREQQQRLRESFEALAPRT, translated from the coding sequence ATGATTCCTGCGGATCGGCGGCGCCCGTTTGCATTGCCCGGTGCCGAGTCTCGGTACGGCCCGGACAAGGTCGTCGACGTCGAGCATATCGACCTGCACGTCACGCCGAACATCGAGCGCGCCGTGTTGGACGTCCGCTGTACCACGACGATCCGGGCACTCGACGAGGCGGTTGAATGGCTCGCGCTCGACGCCGTCGATCTCGACGTTCGCACGGTAGAACGCGATGGGCGACCGCTCGAGTGGCGGCACCGCGACGAGCGCCTGGAGCTGCGGCTCGATCCGCCGCTTTCCCCCGGCGAGAAAGCCTCGTTCGTCGTCACATACCGCGTTGACCATCCGCGGCACGGCGTATTTTTCATTCGCTCGACGGAGCAGCGACGGCGGGTTGCGCACGTGTGGACGCAATGCCAAGACACCTACGCGCGCTACTGGTTCCCGTGTTTCGATTATCCGCACGAGAAGCAGACGACGTCGGCAACGATCGTCGTGCGAAAAGGTGAGTTCGCGCTCTCCAACGGCGCGCTCGTCGAGCGCAAAGACGAGGGCGATGCGACGATCTTCCGCTACCGGCAGGACGTTCCGCACAGCACGTACCTCGTGACTATCGTTGCGGGACCCTTCGTGGAGATCGCGCAGGGGACGGCGGGAGCGCGCAAGGTTCCCGTCTTTGCCTACGTGCTTCCGGGCCGCGAAGCCGACGGGCAGCGCGCATTCGGGAACACGCCGCGCATGATCGAGTTCTTCGAACGGGCGATCGGCACGGCGTACCCCTACGCACGCTATTCGCAGATTGCCGTGAGCGACTTCATCTTTGGCGGAATGGAGAATACGTCGGCGACGACGCAAACCGACCGCACGCTTCACGACGAGACGGCGCATCTCGACTTCTCGAGCGATCCGCTCGTCTCGCACGAGCTCGCGCATCAGTGGTTTGGCGATCTCCTGACGTGTCGCGACTGGTCGCAGGCATGGTTGAACGAAGGCTTTGCGACGTACTTCGAATGTCTTTGGCGCGAGGAAGACCTCGGATACGACGAGTACCTGTACGACGTCTTCGTTAGCTTGGAGCGCTACCTCGATGAAGATCGCCGGCGCTACCGGCGCCCGATCGTGTACAACCGCTATCGCGACCCCATCGAGCTCTTCGATCGTCACCTGTACCAAAAAGGTGCGGCGGTTCTTCACATGCTGCGCGGCGAGCTCGGCGACTCGCGATTCTTCCGTTCCATCGCGCGTTACGTAGCGCAGAACGCGCAGCGCAACGTCGAGACCATCGATCTAATTCGTGCGGTCGAAGAGGCGACGGGCCGTAACCTGCGCGCGTTCTTCGACCGGTGGGTGTTCGGATCGGGGCATCCGGAGCTCGAGTACCGCGTCGCGTGGGACGAGCGGCGAAAACTCGCGACCGTGACGATCGATCAGCGGCAGCAGATCGACGACGAGCATCCGGCGGCCGTCTTCGATGTGGAGGTCGGATTCGTTCCGGATGAGCCAGAGGGGCCGTCGCGCGATCTGCGCGGTTGCCTTCCCGGCGAGCGACGGGTGCGCGTGCACGTCGAGCGTGCCCACGAGACCGTCGCGGTTGCGCTCGAATGGGAACCGAAGCTCGTGCGCGTCGATCCGGGAGCGTTTTTGGTCGGGAACGTGCGGTATCGCCTCGGTACGACTCTGGCTGCGGCAACGTTGCACGGCGATCCCGACGTAGTCGCTCGCATCCGTGCGGCACGGGAGCTGGCAGAGGATGGCTCGCGCGTCGCCCGCGAGGCGTTGGCAGGCGCATTCGAGCGCGATCCATTTTGGGGCGTTCTCGAAGCCGCGGCGGAGGCGCTTGGCCGAACGCGAGCGCCCTGGGCGCGGGATATCCTACTGCACGCGATCGAGCACGATCACCCGAAAGTGCGCGCCGCGTGCGCGGCTGCGCTCGGAAACTTCCGCGACGCCGATACGGCCGCCGCGCTGTTGAAACGCGTCGAGAAGGATCCGTCGTATTTCGTTCGCGCCGCGGCGTGCGCGTCGCTCGGCAGGACGCGCGATCCACGCGCGTTCGACGTGCTCGCCGCCACCGTGCGCCGCACGAGTTGGAACGGCACGGTGGAAGCTGGTGCGGTCGCCGGGTTGGCTGAGCTCGCCGACCCGCGCGCCGTGCCGCTGATTGTTGCAGCTTCGGCATCGAGCGGCGACGATACGTTGCGTTGCGCGGCGGCGTCGGCGATGGCGCGCGCTGCCGAGCTGCTCGAGCACGAGCGCGCTCCGCTCTTCGACGCTCTCGATCGCATGCTCGACGACCCGATGTTGCTGGTTGCCGTCGTCGCCATCGATGCCGCGGCGAGCACCGGCGAGATGCGATTCCTTCCCGCGCTCGATCGTTTGGCGCACGCCGCCTCCGACGGGCGGGCGCGCCGGCACGCCAGCGAGGCTGCGATGCGCATTCGCGAAAGCAGGAGCGTTCCGGCCGCCGTCACCACGCTTCGCGCAGATCTCGACGAACTTCGTGAACAACAACAACGGCTTCGGGAATCGTTCGAGGCGCTCGCGCCGCGCACGTAG